One window of Nicotiana tomentosiformis chromosome 11, ASM39032v3, whole genome shotgun sequence genomic DNA carries:
- the LOC117281844 gene encoding uncharacterized protein has protein sequence MAIDEQPVPTGNQTANFSQGVLPTLAPGIDYNHPLFLSPSDLSGRNKLGLVDGTCSKENFPESMWNHWERVNAIVLSWLINYVSSGLFGGIMYASSARVVWNDLHERFDKIDGSRSYNLHKEITTLNQGTASVSAYFLKLKDLWEEFEALVPAPGCDCPRSRDFVVHLQKLKLFQFLMGLNDSYSQARSQILLMSPMPTVNQAYAMVISDESQKSVAANAGLLGANPTSVSGQYDVAMYNKTGENF, from the exons ATGGCGATTGACGAACAACCTGTTCCAACTGGGAATCAGACTGCAAATTTCAGCCAAGGAGTTCTGCCTACGCTTGCTCCAGGCATCGACTACAATCACCCCTTATTTTTGAGTCCATCAGATCTAAGTG GAAGAAACAAATTGGGGTTGGTTGATGGAACTTGTTCCAAAGAAAATTTCCCAGAAAGTATGTGGAATCATTGGGAAAGGGTAAACGCAATTGTACTTTCTTGGTTAATAAATTATGTTAGTAGTGGCTTATTTGGTGGTATAATGTATGCCTCAAGTGCTCGGGTTGTCTGGAATGATTTGCATGAAAGGTTTGATAAAATAGATGGTTCAAGATCTTACAATCTACATAAAGAAATTACCACTCTTAATCAAGGAACTGCATCTGTTTCTgcatattttttaaaacttaaagaTTTGTGGGAAGAATTTGAAGCCTTGGTTCCTGCTCCTGGGTGTGATTGCCCAAGGTCAAGAGATTTCGTGGTTCATTTGCAGAAATTAAAATTGTTTCAATTCTTGATGGGCTTAAATGATTCCTACAGCCAAGCTAGAAGCCAAATTTTGTTGATGAGTCCTATGCCAACAGTTAATCAAGCATATGCTATGGTAATCAGTGATGAAAGTCAGAAATCAGTTGCAGCCAATGCTGGTTTACTAGGAGCTAATCCCACTTCTGTATCTGGACAGTATGATGTGGCAATGTACAACAAGACTGGAGAAAATTTTTAG